A single region of the Brachypodium distachyon strain Bd21 chromosome 3, Brachypodium_distachyon_v3.0, whole genome shotgun sequence genome encodes:
- the LOC100823992 gene encoding ACT domain-containing protein ACR2, translating into MRRMEVCCAYFDPDYENLNERIYGTRVHVDNESCGRCTVVKVNSRNKQDLLLEVLEVLIDLELSITKCYVSSDGGWSLDVFHVKDQEGSKVYNKKAISYIEQAICTREARRFTVRGSNEFASRPDVAAHYTEIEMIGHNRPGIFSEISAVLAEEGCNVIEAHAWSHKDSLACVAFVSDESTSSPINDRNRLATIEDHLGTVLRSGTSMDDDQRSARAHLLGVDGLTSHPERRLHQLMFASRDFDGQPGQVSTAFPMLSLDGYKKDKSTVVSLDRCNEKGYSVVNVECVDRPKLMFDTVCTLTDMQFNVFHASVSSQGPFACQEYYIRHKDGHMLDTADEKCLVVKGLKAAVERRTCEGVKLELCTEKKNVGFLSHITRVLRESGLTVTRADIAMDGDVTKNTFYVKDISGNKIDMNAVESVRRELEPLPFQVKDELLSPGLPEGNPASERNGFCILGMLKSKIERLSHGFIST; encoded by the exons ATGAGGAGAATGGAGGTCTGCTGTGCTTACTTTGATCCAGATTATGAGAACCTCAATGAGAGGATCTATGGGACAAG GGTTCATGTGGATAACGAATCGTGTGGCAGATGTACTGTTGTGAAA GTGAATAGTCGCAATAAACAGGACCTTCTGCTCGAAGTTCTGGAAGTTTTAATTGACTTGGAACTGTCTATCACCAAATGCTATGTATCATCTGATGGTGGATGGTCTCTGGATG TTTTCCATGTGAAAGACCAGGAAGGGAGCAAGGTTTACAATAAGAAGGCCATAAGCTACATAGAGcag GCAATATGTACTAGGGAGGCTCGGAGGTTCACAGTGAGAGGATCCAATGAGTTTGCCTCTAGACCTGATGTTGCTGCACACTATACAGAAATTGAGATGATTGGCCACAACCGGCCTGGAATTTTCTCTGAGATATCTGCTGTTCTTGCTGAGGAAGGGTGCAATGTTATAGAAGCACATGCTTGGAGCCATAAGGACAGCTTAGCCTGTGTTGCATTTGTGTCTGATGAATCAACATCGTCCCCCATCAATGATCGAAACCGCTTGGCCACTATTGAGGACCATCTTGGAACTGTCCTTCGATCTGGTACATCAATGGATGATGATCAGCGTAGCGCAAGGGCTCATCTTCTTGGGGTTGATGGCCTCACAAGTCATCCTGAGCGTCGGTTGCACCAGCTAATGTTTGCTAGTAGAGATTTTGATGGACAACCAGGACAGGTATCTACTGCCTTCCCGATGCTTAGTTTGGATGGTTATAAAAAAGACAAGAGTACGGTGGTCTCTCTTGATCGATGCAATGAGAAAGGATATTCAGTTGTAAATGTGGAATGTGTGGACCGTCCGAAATTGATGTTTGATACCGTGTGCACCCTTACAGACATGCAATTTAATGTCTTCCATGCCTCAGTTTCTTCCCAGGGGCCTTTTGCCTGTCAG GAGTACTACATCAGGCACAAGGATGGACATATGCTAGACACAGCAGATGAAAAATGCCTAGTGGTGAAAGGCTTGAAGGCTGCGGTTGAGCGTCGAACTTGTGAG GGTGTGAAGCTCGAGCTATGCACAGAGAAGAAAAATGTTGGTTTCCTCTCACACATCACTCGGGTACTCCGAGAGAGCGGGTTAACCGTAACCCGGGCAGACATCGCAATGGACGGGGATGTGACGAAGAACACATTCTATGTCAAGGACATATCAGGCAACAAGATTGACATGAACGCCGTTGAGTCTGTCCGGAGGGAGCTTGAGCCCCTGCCCTTCCAggtgaaggatgagctcctGTCTCCAGGGCTGCCGGAAGGCAACCCAGCGTCAGAGAGAAATGGCTTCTGCATCCTTGGCATGCTGAAGTCGAAGATAGAGAGGCTGTCTCATGGTTTCATCTCCACCTGA